From the Chitinophaga lutea genome, the window TAATCACCCAATCAACCGCTTAAACAAATGCGACAAAACCTGATCCTGCTGCTGTGCATTTTTGCCCACATGACAACGTTTGCCCGTTCAGCCGAAGACTCTCTCTGGATAAGGGAAAACTATACAAAAAAGGAAGTGCTGATACCCATGCGCGACGGGATAAAACTGTTTACCTCCATCTTCATTCCGAAAAACACCATTGAAAAACATCCCATTCTCATTACCCGCACCCCTTATTCCTGTGCGCCTTACGGGGAGGATAAATGGCCGGCGTACCACCATTGGTATGTGACCCAGTATTTCCGGGAAGGTTATATTATCGTCACCCAGGACGTCAGGGGCCGCTGGATGAGTGAGGGGGAATTTGTGGACGTAAGGCCTTTCAATCCGAATAAAAAAGGGAAAGATATCGATGAAGCGAGCGATTCCTACGACACCATCGACTGGCTGGTGAAAAACATCGGCAACAACAACGGGAAAGTAGGCGTATACGGCGGTTCCTACCCCGGCTTCTATTCCACCATGGCCGCACTCAGCGGGCACCCCGCCCTCAAAGCAGTAAGCCCGCAGGCGCCGGTGACGGACTGGTTCATGGGCGACGACTGGCACCATAACGGCGCCTTTATGCTCAACGACGCCTTCAGCTTCTACCATGCCTTCGGCAAACCCCGGCCCAAACCCACCACGGTAAAACCAACGGGTTTTAATTTCACCGTGCGCGACAATTATAAATTCTTCCTGGAGGCCGGCGCCCTGCCCAACGTGATGCGCATGATCGGCGACAGCATTGCTTTCTGGAAAGACCTGTTCGCCCATCCCAACTACGACAGCTGGTGGAAAGCGCGCGACATCCGCAACTTCATCAAAAACATACAGCCGGCCGTACTGGTGGTTGGCGGCCACTTCGACGCGGAAGACTGCTTCGGCGCATGGGCCACTTACCAGGCAATCGAAAAACAAAGCCCCGGTACAGACAACCGCATCGTCATGGGGCCGTGGTACCACGGTCAGTGGGTCGACAATGAAGCCACCAGCCTCGGCAACGTGCGGTTCGGCAGCAACACTTCCAAATGGTACCAGGATAGCATAGAGTTGCCTTTCTTCAACCATCACCTGAAAGGTAAAGGCAAGGGAGCCGATATACAGGACGCCGTGGTGTTCTTCACCGGCGCCAACGAATGGAAACAGTTTCCTGCCTGGCCCGCGCCCGATATGCAGCAGCGGCCCGTTTACCTGCAGGCAGCCGGCGGCCTCGGTTTCCAGGCGCCCAATACTGCCGATGCCTACACCCAATACGTCAGCGACCCCGC encodes:
- a CDS encoding CocE/NonD family hydrolase, coding for MRQNLILLLCIFAHMTTFARSAEDSLWIRENYTKKEVLIPMRDGIKLFTSIFIPKNTIEKHPILITRTPYSCAPYGEDKWPAYHHWYVTQYFREGYIIVTQDVRGRWMSEGEFVDVRPFNPNKKGKDIDEASDSYDTIDWLVKNIGNNNGKVGVYGGSYPGFYSTMAALSGHPALKAVSPQAPVTDWFMGDDWHHNGAFMLNDAFSFYHAFGKPRPKPTTVKPTGFNFTVRDNYKFFLEAGALPNVMRMIGDSIAFWKDLFAHPNYDSWWKARDIRNFIKNIQPAVLVVGGHFDAEDCFGAWATYQAIEKQSPGTDNRIVMGPWYHGQWVDNEATSLGNVRFGSNTSKWYQDSIELPFFNHHLKGKGKGADIQDAVVFFTGANEWKQFPAWPAPDMQQRPVYLQAAGGLGFQAPNTADAYTQYVSDPARPVPYTEDVHFIRTISYMTDDQRFAARRPDVLVFQTPPLEEDLSLGGPLIADLMASISTTDADFVVKLIDVFPDDFTYGDPPAPVVNKRYIPAAYPMGGYQMLVRGEVMRGKFRKSFEQPVPFAPNQPEQVKFTLPDIAHTFKKGHRLMVQIQSSWFPLVDRNPQQFTNIYTANDKDFVPSTIRIYHDAKRPSKLILPVLR